In Streptomyces sp. NBC_00102, a single genomic region encodes these proteins:
- a CDS encoding ABC transporter ATP-binding protein: IPSGTTLGLVGESGSGKSSLAGAIVGLVPVHSGRVLVDGREVRTRTVHDRRRLGRLVQIVRQDPDTALDPRMTARQTLVEAATVFRRLDRAARAERVTELLGLVGLDPGLADRLPRQLSGGQRQRVALARSLSVEPGLLIADEVTSALDVSVQASVLNTVRELQRRLGLSMLFIGHNLPAVCHVSDVVAVMRHGRIVEIAPTGTILRAPSHPYTRTLLASVPSLRASLPGQRSS, from the coding sequence GATCCCTTCCGGCACCACCCTCGGTCTCGTGGGGGAATCCGGCTCCGGGAAGTCCAGCCTGGCCGGCGCGATCGTCGGTCTCGTTCCCGTGCACAGTGGCCGCGTTCTGGTCGACGGCCGCGAGGTCCGCACCCGGACCGTCCACGACCGGCGGCGGCTCGGCCGCCTGGTTCAGATCGTCCGCCAGGACCCGGACACCGCGCTCGACCCGCGGATGACGGCTCGTCAGACCCTCGTCGAGGCCGCGACGGTCTTCCGCCGGCTCGACCGGGCCGCTCGCGCCGAGCGCGTCACCGAGCTGCTCGGCCTGGTCGGGCTGGATCCCGGGCTCGCCGATCGCCTGCCGCGCCAGTTGTCCGGCGGCCAGCGCCAGCGGGTCGCCCTGGCCCGCTCCCTGTCCGTAGAGCCCGGCCTGCTGATCGCCGACGAGGTCACCTCGGCGCTCGACGTCTCGGTGCAGGCCTCCGTCCTCAACACGGTGCGGGAGCTCCAGCGCCGGCTCGGGCTCTCCATGCTCTTCATCGGCCACAACCTGCCCGCGGTCTGCCACGTCTCGGACGTCGTGGCGGTCATGCGGCACGGCCGGATCGTCGAGATCGCCCCCACCGGGACGATCCTGCGTGCACCGAGCCACCCCTACACCCGCACGCTGCTCGCCTCCGTGCCGTCCCTGCGCGCCTCCCTCCCGGGGCAGAGGTCGTCCTGA
- a CDS encoding 3-oxoacyl-ACP synthase III family protein, whose product MTVALEQPLVHQTGAGLSVPFAITGTGIHLPPTVVTNQELVRSLDTSDEWITSRTGIRERRRLAPHLATSDMCVAAARPALEAAGVEPGRLDAVIVATYTWDQPLLSTALIVKDALGAHRALSLDVTTAACASGVQAMLIAAHLLQNPSITTILLLAADCASRVTDPTDRTTGVFFGDAAAAVVLTRTDSRGSGLLSYSLGSQLSYDVQIPAGGSRMPASTATVTAGDHYLAMDGRAVWNAATTRLPESIISAVEHAGVPIDQVRHFFLHQANLNILNETTAALGVPRERAPVTIDRLGNTGSAGVFTALHTAVAEGSLLPGDTYVLSGIGAGFQWGSLCLRHA is encoded by the coding sequence ATGACCGTCGCCCTGGAGCAGCCCCTGGTCCACCAGACCGGCGCGGGCCTGTCCGTACCGTTCGCCATCACCGGGACGGGGATCCACCTGCCGCCGACGGTCGTCACCAATCAGGAACTCGTCCGCTCCCTGGACACCAGCGACGAGTGGATCACCAGCCGCACCGGTATCCGCGAACGCCGTCGTCTGGCACCGCACCTGGCCACCTCCGACATGTGTGTCGCCGCCGCCCGTCCGGCGCTGGAAGCCGCCGGAGTCGAGCCCGGCCGGCTGGACGCGGTCATCGTCGCCACCTACACCTGGGACCAGCCGCTCCTGTCGACCGCGCTCATCGTGAAGGACGCCCTCGGCGCCCACCGCGCCCTCTCCCTGGACGTCACGACAGCCGCCTGCGCCTCCGGCGTCCAGGCCATGCTGATCGCCGCCCACCTCCTGCAGAATCCCTCCATCACCACCATCCTGCTGCTCGCGGCCGACTGTGCCTCCAGGGTCACCGATCCCACCGACCGCACCACCGGTGTCTTCTTCGGCGACGCCGCGGCGGCCGTCGTCCTCACCCGCACCGACAGCCGCGGTTCGGGTCTCCTCTCCTACAGCCTGGGCTCCCAGCTCTCCTACGACGTCCAGATCCCGGCGGGCGGCTCCCGGATGCCCGCCAGCACCGCCACCGTCACCGCCGGAGACCACTATCTGGCCATGGACGGCCGCGCCGTGTGGAACGCGGCGACCACACGTTTGCCCGAGAGCATCATCAGCGCCGTCGAACACGCCGGCGTCCCGATCGACCAGGTGCGGCACTTCTTCCTGCACCAGGCCAACCTGAACATCCTCAACGAGACCACGGCGGCCCTGGGGGTACCGCGCGAGCGCGCCCCGGTCACCATCGACCGGCTGGGCAACACCGGGTCGGCCGGGGTGTTCACCGCACTCCACACGGCCGTCGCCGAAGGTTCCCTGCTCCCGGGAGACACCTACGTGCTGTCCGGTATCGGTGCGGGCTTCCAGTGGGGATCCCTCTGTCTCCGGCACGCCTGA
- a CDS encoding glutamine synthetase family protein, translating into MTTTYSPAERAAQARAAEVQLAADGIDGVVFGWVDNAGLTRVKSVPLAQLRHAAEHGVGAVPCFDVSLVDDSFTTAASSTGPTGDLRLVPDLDRLTPLAAQPGWAWAPADRYTQDGTPHPGCQRGFARRATEAVERRGLSVRAGIEIEWVVADAAGAPATSAPGYGMTRFIEHSDYLREVLRALTAQDLTVLQLHPEYAAGQFEVSVAAEGPVEAADTAMLVRHTVRAVSARHGLRVSYAPVFTEGAIGNGGHLHLSLWRQGRNLGHAGPGRHGLHPEAEHFFAGALAELPALLALGAPGAASYLRLVPSHFAGAYRCWGLENREAALRLITGTAAGQANAEFKCFDAAANPYLAVGGVLAAGLAGLDAGMPLPPETRSDPAALRDAERLPASLPEATDAFEKSGLLRQALGSELFEAVLAVRRAEAELFAGRTDADVVEAVRWRY; encoded by the coding sequence ATGACCACCACGTACTCACCGGCTGAGCGGGCCGCTCAGGCCCGTGCGGCCGAAGTCCAGCTCGCCGCCGACGGAATCGACGGGGTGGTGTTCGGATGGGTCGACAACGCCGGGCTCACCCGCGTGAAGTCCGTCCCGCTCGCCCAACTCCGGCACGCCGCCGAGCACGGCGTCGGCGCCGTCCCCTGTTTCGACGTCTCCCTGGTGGACGACTCCTTCACCACCGCGGCTTCGAGTACCGGCCCGACGGGCGACCTGCGGCTCGTCCCCGACCTGGACCGGCTCACCCCGCTCGCCGCCCAGCCCGGCTGGGCCTGGGCTCCGGCAGACCGTTACACCCAGGACGGTACTCCGCACCCCGGCTGCCAGCGGGGCTTCGCCCGCCGGGCCACCGAGGCCGTCGAGCGGCGCGGGCTGTCGGTGCGGGCCGGGATCGAGATCGAGTGGGTGGTGGCCGACGCCGCCGGAGCCCCCGCGACGTCCGCGCCCGGGTACGGCATGACCCGCTTCATCGAGCACTCCGACTACCTGCGCGAGGTTCTTCGCGCTCTCACCGCGCAAGACTTGACGGTACTTCAGCTCCATCCCGAGTACGCCGCCGGGCAGTTCGAGGTCTCGGTCGCGGCCGAGGGCCCCGTCGAGGCGGCCGACACCGCGATGCTGGTACGCCACACCGTCCGGGCCGTCTCCGCCCGTCACGGGCTGCGGGTCTCGTACGCTCCCGTCTTCACCGAGGGTGCGATCGGCAACGGCGGCCACCTCCATCTCAGTCTCTGGCGACAGGGCCGGAACCTCGGACACGCCGGCCCCGGCCGTCACGGCCTGCACCCCGAGGCCGAGCACTTCTTCGCGGGGGCACTCGCCGAGCTGCCGGCCCTGCTCGCCCTCGGCGCACCCGGTGCCGCCTCGTATCTGCGGCTGGTCCCCTCCCACTTCGCCGGTGCCTACCGCTGCTGGGGCCTGGAGAACCGCGAGGCGGCCCTGCGTCTGATCACCGGCACGGCCGCAGGGCAGGCAAACGCCGAGTTCAAGTGCTTCGACGCCGCCGCGAATCCGTACCTCGCCGTCGGTGGGGTGCTGGCGGCCGGACTCGCCGGGCTCGACGCCGGTATGCCGCTGCCTCCCGAGACCCGGAGCGACCCCGCGGCTCTCCGCGATGCCGAGCGCCTTCCGGCGAGTCTGCCGGAGGCCACCGACGCGTTCGAGAAGTCCGGCCTCCTCCGGCAGGCACTCGGCTCCGAGCTGTTCGAGGCCGTGCTGGCCGTCCGGCGGGCGGAGGCGGAATTGTTCGCGGGACGCACGGACGCGGACGTCGTCGAAGCCGTTCGCTGGCGGTACTGA
- a CDS encoding GNAT family N-acetyltransferase yields the protein MTGTRIRLLQEDDWDALVVLEERAYRESGLTEGREALRSRHRSSPSTCFVLEYEGGFGGYLLALPYPLDRCPDLSRAEVCADQENVRESGRGRGRVSNLHLHDVVIAERARGRGLARRMVRHLEETGRVGHYRTLSLVAVQGSREMWTRLGCRARPGTVLPASYGAGAVYMTKPLETATAAPAQAPSSAAEAG from the coding sequence ATGACCGGCACCCGGATCAGGCTGCTTCAGGAGGACGACTGGGACGCGCTGGTCGTCCTGGAGGAACGCGCCTACAGGGAGAGCGGCCTGACCGAGGGGCGGGAAGCGCTGCGTTCCCGGCACCGCTCCTCTCCGTCGACCTGCTTCGTCCTGGAGTACGAGGGCGGCTTCGGCGGCTACCTGCTCGCCCTGCCGTACCCGCTCGACCGATGCCCCGACCTGAGCCGGGCGGAGGTGTGCGCGGATCAGGAGAACGTGCGGGAGAGCGGGCGGGGAAGAGGCCGGGTGAGCAACCTGCACCTCCACGACGTGGTGATCGCCGAACGGGCGCGCGGCCGGGGCCTGGCCCGCCGGATGGTGCGGCATCTGGAGGAGACCGGGCGCGTGGGCCACTACCGGACACTCTCCCTGGTGGCCGTGCAGGGTTCGCGCGAGATGTGGACCAGACTGGGCTGCCGCGCCCGGCCCGGGACCGTACTGCCCGCGAGCTACGGCGCCGGGGCGGTCTACATGACGAAGCCGCTGGAAACCGCGACTGCCGCTCCGGCTCAAGCACCGTCCTCCGCGGCGGAAGCGGGCTGA
- a CDS encoding type III PLP-dependent enzyme, which produces MRPQATDMCQIAEQRRPADRRGTGQRAPTAALAVRTQAPLPVGRSEDSALRAALAAATEDTIIYDLEGIGRQYAALCAELPGIAVRFAMKACPVDEVLDHLARLGSGFDAAGPQEIAQALRTGVAPELIHYGNTVKSDRNIADAYRLGVRDFATDSREDVAAIARHAPGSAVFCRIATTGDGALWGLSHKFGCSPEDALAVLVAARDAGLVPSGLSVHVGSQQMTAEAWSEATETLAGTLETLNRHGIVLDRINLGGGLPALGVLDRCGRPLEPPLDKMFAVMRDGMERLRAVNTAPLAFLLEPGRHLVADHGAIRAHVARLTSRRRADGTRENWLYLSCGKFNGLYEMDQLRYRLEFPTDPHGQFVDAVVAGPTCDSDDAYAQEGGLVRVPRAIASGDPVWVHSCGAYAVAYATQGFNGFAPLPYTCVAGSVQDGESG; this is translated from the coding sequence GTGAGGCCTCAGGCCACCGACATGTGTCAGATCGCCGAACAGCGTCGGCCGGCCGACCGTCGCGGAACCGGCCAACGCGCTCCGACGGCAGCGCTCGCCGTGCGGACGCAGGCCCCGCTCCCCGTCGGCCGGAGCGAGGACTCCGCCCTGCGCGCCGCGCTCGCCGCCGCGACCGAGGACACGATCATCTACGACCTGGAGGGTATCGGCCGTCAGTACGCCGCCCTGTGCGCCGAACTTCCCGGCATCGCCGTCCGGTTCGCCATGAAGGCATGCCCGGTGGACGAGGTGCTCGACCATCTCGCCCGGCTCGGTTCGGGGTTCGACGCGGCCGGCCCGCAGGAGATCGCCCAGGCCCTGCGCACCGGGGTCGCCCCCGAACTGATCCACTACGGCAACACCGTCAAGTCCGACCGCAACATCGCCGATGCCTACCGGCTGGGCGTGCGCGACTTCGCGACCGACAGCCGGGAGGACGTCGCCGCGATCGCCCGACACGCCCCGGGATCAGCGGTGTTCTGCCGTATCGCGACCACCGGCGACGGCGCGCTGTGGGGCCTGAGCCACAAGTTCGGCTGTTCGCCCGAGGACGCCCTGGCGGTGCTCGTCGCCGCCCGTGACGCCGGACTGGTGCCCTCCGGCCTTTCCGTGCACGTCGGCTCCCAGCAGATGACGGCGGAAGCCTGGAGCGAGGCGACCGAGACACTGGCCGGCACGCTGGAGACGCTCAACCGGCACGGCATCGTCCTGGACCGGATCAACCTCGGCGGAGGGCTGCCCGCCCTCGGCGTCCTCGACCGGTGCGGCCGGCCACTGGAGCCGCCCCTGGACAAGATGTTCGCGGTGATGCGCGACGGTATGGAACGTCTGCGCGCCGTCAACACCGCCCCGCTGGCCTTCCTGCTGGAGCCCGGCCGCCACCTGGTCGCCGATCACGGTGCGATCCGCGCCCACGTCGCCCGGCTCACCTCCCGCCGACGGGCCGACGGTACGCGTGAAAACTGGCTCTACCTCAGTTGCGGCAAGTTCAACGGCCTCTACGAAATGGACCAGTTGCGGTACCGGCTGGAGTTCCCGACCGATCCCCACGGGCAGTTCGTCGACGCCGTGGTGGCCGGTCCGACCTGCGACAGCGACGACGCGTACGCCCAGGAGGGCGGCTTAGTACGGGTCCCGCGCGCCATCGCCTCCGGCGACCCGGTCTGGGTCCACTCCTGCGGCGCGTACGCCGTCGCCTACGCCACCCAGGGGTTCAACGGCTTCGCACCGCTGCCGTACACCTGCGTCGCCGGCTCGGTCCAGGACGGGGAGAGCGGATGA
- a CDS encoding DUF6357 family protein: protein MRDIVFARGSAWIPKVIRENGGLKLMLGAGADANHEPRTFTFAIGEAHLTVIREDLARHLLLWSAVIPLCDATGTRGRLDEDAAVALLDPVLLAPPADVDALFRRIRWDEGRLIAHGADIDSLQRGQVHAAMRSATESADGKRVQEHHADRRRAERGTVLGPLDTAVLRYTGQYLHGSTIPKRTPGAVEPALLPQVMRVIATAEQACAGMRIGLDPRRGKRATDKRDWDRMAKAVDAAVRRAHPRLVDEAVRTVSFLMCSEAAHRSRNTPVEDDEDAADFGGSGRKTALLFTDDKGVGKKWRSDRSRTATAEFWDFVGDRSAADNEVFTIEDEEMGEGIQLHFYADSLARITTVREGSAGSEPEYRVEYALVDGMAGYRTLVAAFARGGCTALGRHGPWMSDVAEFERARRRRRDAGPTAR from the coding sequence ATGAGAGACATCGTTTTCGCGCGCGGGAGCGCCTGGATACCGAAGGTGATCCGCGAGAACGGCGGGCTGAAGCTGATGCTCGGTGCCGGGGCCGACGCCAACCATGAGCCCCGCACGTTCACGTTCGCGATCGGGGAAGCCCATCTCACGGTGATCCGGGAGGACCTGGCCAGGCACCTGCTGCTCTGGAGCGCGGTGATTCCGCTGTGCGACGCCACCGGAACCCGGGGCCGGCTGGACGAGGACGCCGCCGTCGCGCTCCTGGACCCGGTCCTCCTCGCCCCGCCCGCGGACGTCGACGCTCTCTTCCGGCGCATCCGGTGGGACGAGGGCCGGCTCATCGCCCATGGAGCCGACATCGACTCGCTCCAGCGCGGCCAGGTCCACGCGGCGATGCGTTCGGCGACCGAGTCGGCCGACGGAAAACGCGTTCAGGAACACCACGCGGACCGCCGTCGCGCCGAGCGCGGAACAGTACTCGGCCCACTCGACACCGCGGTCCTGAGGTACACGGGCCAGTACCTGCACGGCTCGACCATTCCGAAGCGGACACCCGGCGCCGTCGAACCCGCCCTGCTGCCCCAGGTCATGCGAGTGATCGCCACCGCCGAGCAGGCGTGCGCCGGGATGCGGATCGGTCTCGATCCGCGACGGGGAAAGCGCGCCACGGACAAGCGTGACTGGGACCGGATGGCGAAGGCTGTCGATGCGGCGGTGCGCCGTGCGCACCCACGGCTCGTCGACGAGGCGGTGCGTACCGTGAGCTTCCTGATGTGCTCGGAGGCCGCGCACCGCTCCAGGAACACACCCGTGGAAGACGACGAGGACGCTGCCGACTTCGGCGGAAGCGGAAGGAAGACGGCCCTTCTGTTCACCGACGACAAGGGCGTCGGGAAGAAGTGGCGTTCGGATCGTTCCCGCACGGCCACCGCGGAGTTCTGGGATTTCGTCGGCGACCGCTCCGCCGCGGACAACGAGGTGTTCACCATCGAGGACGAGGAGATGGGCGAGGGGATACAGCTCCACTTCTACGCGGACTCCCTCGCCCGGATCACGACGGTACGGGAGGGGTCGGCCGGGTCGGAGCCGGAGTACCGGGTCGAGTACGCCCTGGTCGACGGGATGGCCGGGTACCGCACCCTGGTGGCCGCGTTCGCCCGCGGCGGCTGCACCGCACTCGGCCGGCACGGCCCCTGGATGTCCGACGTCGCCGAGTTCGAGCGCGCGCGCCGCCGGCGGCGCGACGCAGGGCCGACCGCGAGGTAG
- a CDS encoding MarR family winged helix-turn-helix transcriptional regulator — protein sequence MSEPERCGPAGTLPEGARPQGDLPEGALRPPSLLALPSYLASHVARIGHESLVEAVGRSGLRLPHFATLTALADFGPLPQHVMADRLGFQRSHLGGYLDTVEERGLVRRTRDPADRRRQVVELTDEGAAEQRRLSAVAEASQDAFMACLDADERTTLTRLLRRVLDADDRTDG from the coding sequence ATGAGCGAACCCGAGCGGTGCGGACCTGCCGGAACCCTCCCGGAGGGCGCCCGCCCGCAGGGGGACCTGCCAGAGGGGGCGCTCCGCCCGCCCAGCCTGCTGGCCCTGCCCTCGTACCTCGCCAGTCATGTGGCCCGCATCGGGCACGAGTCCCTGGTCGAGGCGGTGGGCCGGTCGGGGCTCCGGCTGCCGCACTTCGCCACGCTCACGGCGCTCGCCGACTTCGGCCCGCTGCCCCAGCACGTCATGGCGGACCGGCTCGGATTCCAGCGCAGCCACCTGGGCGGATACCTCGACACCGTCGAGGAGCGGGGCCTGGTGCGGCGCACCCGGGACCCGGCCGACCGGCGGCGCCAGGTGGTCGAACTCACGGACGAGGGAGCCGCGGAGCAGCGCCGGCTGAGCGCGGTCGCGGAGGCGTCCCAGGACGCCTTCATGGCCTGCCTGGACGCGGACGAGCGCACGACGCTCACCCGGCTGCTGCGGCGGGTCCTCGATGCGGACGACCGCACGGACGGCTGA
- a CDS encoding MFS transporter, with protein MTDVPTDPAEARAPLPATRSTAAPFAALLLAVLSFSLMQTMVVPALPDLREEFGASTTGVSWVLSSFLLSASVATALLGRVGDMFGKKRVLIASLSVFALGTLLAALSDSLGLLIAARAVQGVGSAAFPLAFGIVRDQFPRERVPVAIGLISSTFGIGFGVGLVIPGPIVDALDWHWIFWLGLIVILLGIAAVAAFIQESSVRSPGRIDWPGVFLLSAGIVALLLAISQGKSWGWASVGVIGLFVAALVLLAVFRYVETKVREPLIDIELLRRPAVLTSHITALIIGFGMYGAFTLVPLLAQTPSRAGYGFDASVTESGLFMVPMAVTMLFASPLAGRLGAAFGWKLPLVLACLIGLAGFVVYAAAHDSEWAMYAGSAVLGVGVGFAFAALANLVVSAVDRSQTGQATGINTIMRTVGGSLGAQIAASLVAAETIPGTPIPVESGYTTAFVMSAIALGVATLAALAGPGSLRRKAVAPAPAPSSGPSAA; from the coding sequence ATGACCGATGTACCCACCGACCCCGCCGAGGCCCGAGCGCCATTACCGGCCACACGTTCCACTGCCGCCCCCTTCGCCGCCCTGCTGCTGGCGGTGCTGTCCTTCTCGCTGATGCAGACGATGGTCGTACCGGCGCTGCCCGACCTCCGGGAGGAATTCGGCGCCTCGACGACCGGCGTCTCCTGGGTGCTCAGCTCCTTCCTCCTGTCCGCCTCCGTCGCCACCGCGCTGCTGGGCCGGGTCGGCGACATGTTCGGCAAGAAGCGGGTGCTGATCGCGAGCCTCAGCGTCTTCGCTCTCGGTACCCTGCTCGCCGCCCTGTCCGACTCCCTCGGCCTGCTGATCGCGGCCCGCGCCGTCCAGGGCGTCGGCTCGGCCGCCTTCCCGCTGGCCTTCGGCATCGTGCGCGACCAGTTCCCGCGCGAACGGGTCCCGGTGGCCATCGGCCTGATCTCCTCCACCTTCGGCATCGGTTTCGGGGTGGGCCTGGTGATCCCGGGGCCGATCGTGGACGCGCTGGACTGGCACTGGATCTTCTGGCTCGGCCTGATCGTGATCCTGCTGGGCATCGCCGCCGTGGCCGCCTTCATCCAGGAGTCCTCGGTCCGCTCCCCCGGCCGCATCGACTGGCCCGGCGTCTTCCTGCTCAGCGCGGGCATCGTGGCGCTGCTGCTCGCCATCAGCCAGGGCAAGTCGTGGGGCTGGGCCTCGGTAGGGGTCATCGGCCTGTTCGTCGCCGCGCTCGTCCTGCTGGCGGTGTTCCGGTACGTGGAGACCAAGGTGCGCGAGCCGCTCATCGACATCGAGCTGCTGCGCCGCCCCGCGGTCCTGACCAGTCACATCACCGCACTCATCATCGGTTTCGGCATGTACGGGGCCTTCACCCTCGTCCCGCTGCTCGCGCAGACCCCCTCCCGGGCCGGGTACGGCTTCGACGCCTCGGTCACCGAGTCGGGGCTGTTCATGGTGCCGATGGCGGTGACCATGCTGTTCGCGAGTCCGCTCGCCGGACGGCTCGGCGCGGCCTTCGGCTGGAAGCTTCCGCTGGTGCTGGCCTGCCTGATCGGCTTGGCCGGGTTCGTCGTCTACGCGGCGGCGCACGACAGCGAGTGGGCCATGTACGCGGGTTCCGCCGTCCTCGGTGTCGGTGTCGGGTTCGCCTTCGCGGCCCTCGCCAACCTCGTGGTCAGCGCCGTCGACCGCAGCCAGACGGGCCAGGCGACCGGCATCAACACCATCATGCGGACCGTCGGAGGCTCGCTGGGCGCGCAGATCGCGGCGTCGCTGGTCGCGGCGGAGACGATCCCGGGCACGCCGATCCCCGTCGAGTCCGGCTACACCACGGCGTTCGTGATGTCCGCGATCGCCCTCGGCGTAGCCACCCTGGCCGCCCTGGCGGGTCCGGGTTCCCTGCGCCGCAAGGCCGTGGCACCCGCCCCCGCCCCGAGCAGCGGCCCCAGCGCCGCCTGA
- a CDS encoding LLM class flavin-dependent oxidoreductase: MPDYGHDLLFGTVLVPSAGDGNSAVALARTADLAGLDLVSVPDHPYQPGMLDAWAVLAVIAASTSRVRVFPNVANLPLRPPAVLARTAASLDLLTGGRVELGLGAGAYWDSIAADGGPRRTPGEAVRATREAIEVIRALWTPGRQVRLDGKHYGLHGATSGPAPAHPVSLWIGAVGPRMLDLVGTAGDGWLPSVPHVPPARLGAGHRIVDEAAERAGRAPADVRRLYNLSPGPGGFPEGPPAAWPEQLAALALEHGTSAFLLPAHHPDLLRMFGEDVVPATRELVERAREGGPGPGPRPAAPPVPPAGRRTEPSGDGDRLAVRATPPPAERFSTERPWDESTRPSAPPAGPGRRRDPAPARNLVAAHDGLRADLDRLREVAREVLAETLEPGAARSEIQKLSLRQNNWTLGAYCASYCRVTTLHHTREDEDLFPHLRRSEPGLAPVLDRLTEEHHAIQGVIDRLDRELVAFVEGGGRQDGLAAAVDLLTDVLLSHLAYEEAELIEPMVRFGTGW, encoded by the coding sequence ATGCCCGACTACGGACACGACCTCCTCTTCGGCACCGTACTGGTGCCTTCGGCCGGGGACGGCAACTCGGCCGTCGCCCTGGCCCGCACGGCCGACCTGGCCGGACTGGATCTGGTGAGCGTCCCGGACCACCCCTATCAGCCGGGCATGCTCGACGCCTGGGCGGTGCTCGCGGTCATCGCCGCGTCCACCTCCCGGGTGCGGGTCTTCCCCAACGTGGCGAACCTGCCGCTGCGTCCGCCCGCCGTGCTGGCCCGCACGGCGGCGAGCCTCGACCTGCTGACCGGCGGACGCGTCGAACTGGGCCTCGGCGCGGGGGCCTACTGGGATTCCATCGCCGCCGACGGCGGACCGCGCCGGACCCCCGGCGAGGCGGTCCGGGCGACCCGGGAGGCCATCGAGGTCATCCGGGCGCTCTGGACCCCGGGACGACAGGTCCGCCTGGACGGCAAGCACTACGGGCTCCACGGGGCCACCTCCGGCCCCGCTCCGGCGCACCCCGTCTCCCTCTGGATCGGGGCGGTCGGTCCCCGGATGCTGGACCTGGTCGGGACGGCGGGCGACGGCTGGCTGCCCAGCGTGCCGCACGTGCCCCCGGCCCGCCTCGGGGCCGGCCACCGGATCGTCGACGAGGCCGCCGAACGGGCGGGCCGCGCACCGGCGGACGTACGGCGGCTGTACAACCTCTCGCCGGGTCCGGGCGGGTTTCCCGAGGGGCCTCCCGCCGCCTGGCCGGAGCAACTGGCCGCACTGGCCCTGGAACACGGCACCAGCGCGTTCCTGCTCCCGGCCCACCACCCGGATCTGCTGCGGATGTTCGGCGAGGATGTGGTTCCGGCCACCCGGGAGCTGGTGGAGCGGGCTCGCGAAGGCGGTCCGGGGCCGGGTCCGCGGCCCGCCGCCCCACCCGTACCCCCGGCCGGCCGCCGGACGGAGCCCTCCGGCGACGGGGACCGGCTCGCGGTGCGGGCCACGCCGCCGCCCGCCGAGCGGTTCTCCACCGAGCGGCCGTGGGACGAGTCGACCCGTCCCTCCGCACCGCCCGCCGGCCCGGGGCGGCGCCGCGACCCGGCGCCCGCGCGCAACCTCGTGGCCGCGCACGACGGCCTCCGTGCGGACCTGGACCGGCTCCGCGAGGTGGCGCGGGAGGTGCTGGCGGAGACCCTGGAGCCCGGCGCGGCACGCTCGGAGATCCAGAAACTGAGCCTGCGTCAGAACAACTGGACTCTGGGCGCCTACTGCGCGTCGTACTGCCGGGTGACCACCCTGCACCACACGCGCGAGGACGAGGATCTCTTCCCTCACCTGCGCCGCTCCGAACCGGGCCTCGCACCGGTCCTCGACCGGCTCACGGAGGAGCACCACGCCATACAGGGGGTGATCGACCGCCTCGACCGGGAGCTGGTCGCCTTCGTCGAGGGCGGAGGCCGCCAGGACGGGCTGGCCGCGGCGGTGGACCTGCTCACCGACGTGCTGCTGTCCCATCTCGCGTACGAGGAAGCGGAGCTGATCGAGCCGATGGTCCGGTTCGGCACCGGCTGGTGA
- a CDS encoding GNAT family N-acetyltransferase encodes MTDLRLDGPVLEGARVRLEPLGTQHAADLGAAAEEDRDSYGFTWVPRAGDAARYIDEQLARAAAGGVAPYAQVSVATGRAVGATAYLDPRLWPGEDRLCAVEVGFTWLAASAQGTGINSEAKLLLFQHAFEEWGVARVDLKTDARNTRCRAALEAVGARFEGVLRQWSTSWAPGEDGLLRDSAMFSVIAADWPRTRTRLEGRLGRLPADSSADSAGRSAS; translated from the coding sequence GTGACAGATCTTCGTCTTGATGGGCCGGTCCTCGAAGGTGCCCGGGTACGGCTCGAACCGCTGGGCACGCAGCACGCCGCTGATCTGGGCGCGGCCGCCGAGGAGGACCGGGATTCGTACGGCTTCACCTGGGTCCCCCGGGCGGGAGACGCCGCCCGGTACATCGACGAGCAGCTCGCGCGGGCCGCCGCAGGAGGGGTGGCGCCTTACGCGCAGGTGTCCGTCGCGACCGGGCGGGCCGTCGGGGCCACCGCGTACCTGGACCCGCGCCTGTGGCCCGGGGAGGACCGGCTGTGCGCCGTCGAAGTGGGCTTCACGTGGCTCGCGGCCTCGGCGCAGGGCACCGGGATCAACTCCGAGGCCAAACTCCTGCTGTTCCAGCACGCTTTCGAGGAGTGGGGCGTGGCACGGGTCGATCTGAAGACGGACGCGCGCAACACCCGCTGCCGTGCCGCGCTGGAAGCGGTGGGGGCCCGGTTCGAAGGGGTCCTGCGCCAGTGGTCCACGTCGTGGGCGCCCGGCGAGGATGGGCTGCTGCGCGACTCGGCGATGTTCTCGGTGATCGCCGCCGACTGGCCGCGGACCCGGACCCGGCTGGAGGGGCGGCTCGGCCGGCTGCCCGCCGACAGTTCGGCGGATTCCGCCGGCCGATCCGCTTCATGA